A single window of Halotalea alkalilenta DNA harbors:
- the ileS gene encoding isoleucine--tRNA ligase, whose translation MSDRQHDYKHTLNLPSTDFPMRGNLPSQEPKRLAQWTDMGLYTKLREIRAGRERFVLHDGPPYANGSIHIGHAVNKILKDIIVKSKSMAGFDAPYVPGWDCHGLPIEHKVETTHGKHLPAARARELCRAYAAEQIEGQKADFIRLGVLGDWDNPYRTMDFVNEAMEIRALAKIVERGFVFKGLKPVNWCFDCASALAEAEVEYQDKESDAIDVAFPVVDPLRLAAAFGVDALAKPAAVVIWTTTPWTIPANQALNVHPDFTYALVDVGERLLLLAETLVESCLERYGLDGEIIARAPGTALELIEFHHPLAGIDPGYDRAAPVYLADYVELGAGTGVVHSAPAYGEDDFYSCRRHGMSFDEILSPVQANGVYAESLPLFGGQFIWKANPRIVAALDDAGQLLAHQRISHSYMHCWRHKSPLIYRATAQWFVSMDKPCADGRSLRGLALEGIDSTRFYPAWGQARLHGMIESRPDWCISRQRNWGVPIAFFLHRESGELHPRTVELMEEVAQRVEREGIEAWFKLDPVELLGAQASDYEKVLDTLDVWFDSGTTHYHVLRGSHPLAHAEGPAADLYLEGSDQHRGWFHSSLLTGSAIDGHPPYRALLTHGFTVDAQGRKMSKSVGNVVAPQQVMDKLGADILRLWVASTDYSGEMAVSDEILKRTADAYRRIRNTARFMLANLTGFDPARDIVEPERMIALDRWAVDRAAQLQARIEKAYTEYRFLDVYQQVLSFCSRDMGSFYLDVIKDRQYTTQADSLPRRSCQTALYHIARALSRWIAPILSFTAEEIHENLPGKGAESVLLEEYYRELVELPQDFAYGRAFWDRVMEVKHAVNKCLEAARGEGLVKGSLDTEVTLYVDEALHSLLARLGHELRFVLITSEARLEPLDQAGEGAAETEIDGLKVKVIASPWPKCERSWERRPDVGTHPEHPTLCERSILNLPGGPGEVRRYA comes from the coding sequence ATGAGCGATCGACAGCACGACTACAAGCATACCTTGAACCTGCCGAGCACCGATTTTCCGATGCGCGGCAACCTGCCGAGCCAGGAGCCCAAGCGGCTCGCTCAGTGGACCGACATGGGGCTGTACACCAAGCTCCGCGAGATCCGTGCCGGACGCGAGCGCTTCGTGCTCCACGATGGGCCTCCCTACGCCAATGGGAGCATCCATATCGGCCACGCGGTGAACAAGATCCTCAAGGACATCATCGTCAAGTCGAAGAGCATGGCGGGGTTCGATGCGCCCTACGTGCCGGGCTGGGACTGCCACGGCCTGCCGATCGAGCACAAGGTCGAGACCACCCACGGCAAGCATCTTCCCGCCGCGCGAGCGCGCGAGCTTTGCCGCGCCTATGCCGCGGAGCAGATCGAGGGCCAGAAGGCCGACTTCATCAGGCTCGGCGTGCTGGGCGATTGGGACAACCCTTACCGCACCATGGACTTCGTCAACGAAGCAATGGAGATCCGGGCGCTGGCGAAGATCGTCGAGCGCGGCTTCGTGTTCAAGGGGCTCAAGCCGGTCAACTGGTGCTTCGATTGCGCCTCGGCCCTGGCCGAGGCCGAGGTCGAGTACCAGGACAAGGAGTCCGACGCGATCGACGTCGCTTTCCCGGTCGTCGACCCGCTGCGCCTGGCGGCCGCATTCGGTGTCGACGCACTGGCCAAGCCGGCCGCGGTGGTGATCTGGACCACCACGCCTTGGACCATCCCGGCCAACCAGGCGCTCAATGTCCATCCTGACTTCACCTATGCGCTGGTGGATGTCGGCGAGCGCCTGCTGCTGCTGGCCGAGACGCTGGTCGAAAGCTGTCTCGAACGCTACGGCCTCGACGGCGAAATCATCGCCCGTGCGCCAGGGACCGCGCTGGAGCTGATCGAGTTCCACCATCCGCTGGCCGGTATCGATCCAGGGTACGACCGCGCTGCGCCGGTTTATCTCGCCGACTACGTCGAACTCGGCGCCGGCACTGGAGTGGTCCACTCGGCGCCGGCCTATGGCGAGGACGACTTCTACTCCTGCCGCCGCCATGGGATGAGCTTCGATGAGATCCTAAGCCCGGTGCAGGCCAACGGAGTCTATGCCGAATCCCTGCCGCTGTTCGGTGGCCAGTTCATCTGGAAGGCCAATCCCCGGATCGTCGCCGCGCTGGACGATGCAGGGCAATTGCTCGCCCATCAACGCATCTCCCACAGCTACATGCACTGCTGGCGGCACAAGTCGCCTCTGATCTACCGCGCGACCGCGCAGTGGTTCGTGAGCATGGACAAGCCCTGCGCCGATGGCCGCAGCTTGCGCGGGCTGGCGCTCGAGGGCATCGATAGCACGCGTTTCTATCCGGCCTGGGGCCAGGCGCGGCTGCACGGCATGATCGAAAGCCGGCCCGACTGGTGCATCTCGCGCCAGCGCAACTGGGGCGTGCCGATTGCGTTCTTCCTCCATCGTGAGAGCGGTGAGCTGCATCCGCGCACCGTCGAACTGATGGAAGAGGTCGCCCAGCGGGTCGAGCGCGAAGGCATCGAGGCCTGGTTCAAGCTCGATCCCGTCGAGCTCCTGGGCGCGCAGGCGTCCGACTACGAGAAGGTGCTCGACACCCTCGACGTCTGGTTCGACTCCGGCACCACCCACTACCATGTGCTGCGCGGTTCGCACCCGTTGGCCCATGCCGAAGGCCCGGCGGCGGATCTCTACCTCGAAGGCTCGGACCAGCACCGCGGCTGGTTCCATTCTTCGCTGCTCACCGGCTCGGCGATCGATGGCCACCCGCCGTATCGTGCGCTGCTGACCCATGGCTTCACGGTCGATGCCCAAGGACGCAAGATGTCCAAGTCGGTCGGCAATGTGGTCGCTCCGCAGCAGGTCATGGACAAGCTCGGTGCCGACATTCTGCGTCTGTGGGTCGCCTCGACCGATTATTCCGGTGAGATGGCGGTCTCCGATGAAATCTTGAAGCGTACCGCCGACGCCTATCGGCGCATTCGCAATACCGCCCGCTTCATGCTCGCCAACCTGACCGGTTTCGATCCCGCTCGCGATATCGTCGAGCCGGAGAGGATGATCGCGCTGGACCGCTGGGCGGTGGATCGCGCCGCCCAGCTCCAGGCGCGGATAGAGAAGGCCTATACCGAGTACCGCTTCCTCGACGTCTACCAGCAGGTACTGAGCTTCTGCTCGAGGGACATGGGCAGTTTCTACCTCGACGTGATCAAGGACCGCCAGTACACCACCCAGGCGGATTCGCTGCCGCGACGCAGCTGCCAGACCGCGCTCTATCACATTGCCCGGGCGCTCAGTCGCTGGATCGCGCCGATCCTCTCCTTCACCGCCGAGGAGATTCACGAGAACCTGCCGGGCAAAGGCGCCGAGAGCGTGCTGCTCGAGGAGTACTATCGCGAACTCGTCGAGCTGCCGCAGGACTTCGCCTATGGTCGCGCCTTCTGGGATCGGGTGATGGAGGTCAAGCACGCGGTCAACAAGTGCCTCGAGGCCGCGCGCGGCGAAGGCCTGGTCAAGGGGTCGCTGGATACCGAGGTGACGCTCTACGTGGACGAGGCGCTGCACTCGCTGCTCGCTCGCCTGGGGCACGAGCTGCGCTTCGTGCTGATCACCTCCGAGGCCCGGCTGGAGCCGCTCGATCAGGCGGGTGAGGGTGCGGCCGAGACCGAGATCGATGGCCTCAAGGTCAAGGTGATCGCAAGCCCATGGCCGAAGTGCGAGCGCAGCTGGGAGCGGCGCCCCGACGTAGGCACCCATCCGGAGCACCCGACGCTCTGCGAGCGCAGCATTCTCAACCTGCCGGGCGGTCCGGGCGAGGTACGGCGCTATGCCTGA
- the ribF gene encoding bifunctional riboflavin kinase/FAD synthetase, which translates to MELIRGLHNLRQRHRGCVATIGNFDGVHRGHRAILDQLRRHANGEGLALTVVLFEPQPREYFAGTQAPPRLTRLREKLRLLAEQGVEQVLCLPFNQRLRELSGRDFIERVLVEGLDVRHLVVGDDFRFGCDRAGDFALLEALGREHGYSVEHTHAFQLDDERVSSSRVRTLLASGNFLQAAYLLGRPYRFEGRVVADRQLGRTLGVPTANLPLPEGPLVLRGVYAVMVARESGELLPGAANFGWRPTVGSQRPVLEVHLIDFSGDLYGERLTVLPCVRLRGELVFDGLEALRTQLHRDVAVSRDYLSQAAEPDTFVEARYAGRPLKLATAPLSPPSNANTPSSAGVDQR; encoded by the coding sequence ATGGAATTGATCAGAGGACTGCACAATCTTCGCCAACGCCACCGTGGGTGCGTTGCGACCATCGGCAACTTCGATGGGGTGCACCGTGGCCACCGCGCGATCCTCGATCAGCTGCGCCGGCACGCCAATGGCGAGGGGCTGGCGCTGACCGTGGTGCTGTTCGAGCCCCAGCCGCGCGAGTACTTCGCCGGTACCCAGGCGCCGCCGCGTCTGACTCGGTTGAGGGAGAAGCTAAGGCTGCTCGCCGAGCAGGGGGTCGAGCAGGTGCTTTGCTTGCCGTTCAATCAGCGTCTGCGCGAACTCTCGGGGCGTGACTTCATCGAACGGGTACTGGTCGAGGGGCTGGATGTGCGTCATCTGGTGGTCGGCGACGACTTTCGCTTCGGCTGCGATCGTGCCGGCGACTTCGCTTTGCTCGAAGCGCTCGGCCGCGAGCATGGCTACAGTGTCGAACACACTCATGCTTTCCAGCTTGACGACGAGCGGGTCTCCAGCAGCCGGGTGCGAACGCTGCTGGCTTCCGGCAACTTTCTCCAGGCCGCCTATCTGCTGGGGCGCCCCTATCGCTTCGAGGGCCGTGTGGTCGCCGACCGGCAGCTTGGGCGCACCTTGGGCGTTCCCACCGCCAACCTGCCGTTGCCCGAAGGGCCGCTGGTGCTGCGGGGCGTCTACGCGGTGATGGTGGCGCGCGAGAGTGGCGAACTGCTGCCGGGCGCGGCGAATTTCGGCTGGCGACCGACGGTCGGCAGCCAGCGTCCGGTGCTCGAGGTTCACCTGATCGACTTTTCGGGCGATCTCTACGGCGAGCGGCTGACTGTACTGCCGTGTGTCAGGCTGCGCGGCGAACTCGTCTTCGACGGGCTCGAGGCGCTGCGTACCCAGCTGCATCGCGACGTGGCGGTGAGCCGTGATTACCTGAGCCAAGCGGCGGAGCCCGACACCTTCGTCGAGGCTCGCTACGCGGGGCGGCCGCTCAAGCTCGCCACCGCGCCGCTCTCTCCGCCGAGCAATGCGAATACGCCTTCGAGCGCGGGCGTCGACCAACGCTGA
- the murJ gene encoding murein biosynthesis integral membrane protein MurJ: MKERKVAGLLRSGAVVGAMTMISRVLGMVRDVMIASLLGAGGGADAFFVAFRIPNLLRRLFAEGAFNQAFVPVLSEYATKDDPRETRRLLDATAGSLAMVLTLITLVAVLLSPWLVWIFAPGFSSDAGKLALTSDMLRITFPYLLLISLTAFCSAVLNSWNRFAIPALTPVFLNLTMIAAVLWLSPRLEVPAMGLAWGVLAAGVIQLGFQLPFLGRLGLLPRPRPDFSHPGVRRILKLMGPALFGVSVAQINMLLNTILASFLVTGSVSWLYYSDRLVELPIGIFGVAIATVILPALSRRHASQSTEHFSRMLDWALRMVLIISLPAALAIFLLAEPLLVTLFHYGAMTDHDIEMTARSLRALAFGVIAYMLIKVLAPGFYARQDTRTPVRIGVIAMAANMAFNLVLVWPLAHAGLALATALAAYVNAGLLARGLLRQGVLVVQPGWRRFWLQVGGGCGLLGAGLWWLVPPLQQWLAWGVLERAGMMSAVIVASMAVYFAWLALTGMRLSHFRMRG, encoded by the coding sequence ATGAAGGAACGCAAGGTGGCGGGGCTGCTCAGGTCTGGCGCGGTGGTCGGCGCGATGACCATGATCTCGCGCGTGCTGGGAATGGTGCGCGACGTGATGATCGCATCGCTGCTTGGCGCAGGCGGGGGCGCGGATGCGTTCTTCGTTGCCTTCCGCATCCCCAACCTGCTGCGCCGGCTGTTCGCCGAGGGGGCGTTCAACCAGGCCTTCGTCCCGGTGCTTTCGGAATACGCGACCAAGGATGATCCGCGCGAGACGCGTCGGTTGCTCGACGCCACCGCCGGCAGCCTGGCGATGGTCCTGACCCTGATCACGCTGGTCGCGGTGCTGCTTTCGCCCTGGCTGGTATGGATCTTCGCTCCCGGCTTCTCGAGCGATGCAGGCAAGCTCGCGCTCACCTCGGACATGCTGAGGATCACCTTTCCGTATCTGCTGCTGATCTCGCTGACCGCTTTCTGCAGCGCAGTGCTCAATAGTTGGAACCGCTTTGCGATTCCCGCATTGACCCCGGTATTCCTCAACCTGACGATGATCGCGGCGGTGCTGTGGCTCTCACCGCGCCTCGAGGTGCCCGCGATGGGGCTTGCCTGGGGGGTACTCGCCGCAGGGGTGATCCAGCTGGGTTTCCAGCTGCCGTTTCTCGGCCGGCTGGGGCTTCTGCCGCGTCCCAGGCCGGATTTCAGCCACCCCGGGGTGAGGCGTATCCTCAAGCTGATGGGGCCTGCGCTGTTCGGCGTCTCCGTGGCGCAGATCAACATGCTGCTGAACACCATCCTGGCCTCGTTCCTGGTCACCGGCAGCGTGTCCTGGCTTTACTACTCCGACCGGCTGGTCGAGCTGCCGATCGGTATCTTCGGTGTCGCCATCGCCACCGTGATCCTGCCCGCGCTGTCCCGGCGGCACGCCAGCCAGAGTACCGAGCACTTCTCCCGGATGCTCGATTGGGCGCTGCGCATGGTGCTGATCATTAGCCTGCCCGCGGCGCTGGCGATCTTCCTGCTCGCCGAGCCGTTGCTGGTGACGCTGTTCCACTACGGCGCGATGACCGACCACGACATCGAGATGACCGCGCGCAGCCTCAGGGCATTGGCTTTCGGGGTGATCGCCTACATGTTGATCAAGGTGCTCGCGCCTGGCTTCTATGCGCGTCAGGATACTCGCACCCCGGTGCGCATCGGGGTGATCGCGATGGCCGCCAACATGGCCTTCAACCTGGTGCTGGTCTGGCCGCTGGCCCATGCGGGGCTCGCACTTGCCACTGCGCTTGCGGCCTATGTCAACGCCGGGCTGCTGGCGCGTGGCCTGTTGCGCCAGGGAGTGCTGGTGGTTCAGCCGGGCTGGCGGCGCTTCTGGCTGCAGGTCGGGGGTGGCTGCGGATTGCTCGGCGCGGGGCTCTGGTGGTTGGTGCCGCCACTGCAGCAGTGGCTCGCCTGGGGAGTGCTCGAGCGCGCAGGCATGATGAGTGCGGTGATCGTGGCTTCTATGGCCGTCTATTTCGCTTGGCTGGCGCTCACCGGCATGCGCCTTTCCCACTTCAGGATGCGCGGATGA
- the rpsT gene encoding 30S ribosomal protein S20: MANSKQARKRARQSEARRVLKSSQRSMARTFVKRVLKAIQTGDHSVAMTEFKKAQPVIDRIADKNVIAKKKAARIKSRLNARIKSLAA, encoded by the coding sequence GTGGCGAATTCCAAGCAAGCCCGTAAGCGCGCACGTCAGTCCGAAGCGCGTCGCGTCCTCAAGTCCAGCCAGCGCTCGATGGCACGTACCTTCGTCAAGCGCGTGCTGAAAGCGATCCAGACCGGCGACCACAGCGTCGCGATGACCGAGTTCAAGAAAGCGCAGCCGGTCATCGACCGTATCGCCGACAAGAACGTGATCGCGAAGAAAAAGGCAGCTCGCATCAAGAGCCGTCTCAACGCGCGAATTAAAAGCCTGGCTGCCTAA